From the genome of Halictus rubicundus isolate RS-2024b chromosome 2, iyHalRubi1_principal, whole genome shotgun sequence, one region includes:
- the LOC143365740 gene encoding ribokinase — MSPKIVVVGSCMIDFTCFSPRLPKSGETIIGKNFEINYGGKGANQCIAAAKLGASTAIVACLGSDTYAQEYLKIFEKENVDTSHIQIQENQHSGIAHITVADNGENSIVVVLGSNALLSAKQVDNASEIVKDAAVLLCQFETSLEVTRHALKLHKGHGVSIVNGAPAMEHVDEELLSLCDIFCVNETEAEVMTGVQLLGLSNVQKAIDKLLDIGCNTVVLTLGELGAAFASKENRTATIIATSKRVQPVDTTGAGDAFLGAFAYFKAYHPALPMNECIRRACTVATESVLKLGAHASFPTRGILSPELFL; from the exons atgtctccGAAAATCGTTGTCGTTGGTTCCTGCATGATCGATTTCACTTG CTTCTCTCCGCGCTTACCAAAATCCGGCGAGACTATAATCGGTAAAAATTTTGAGATAAACTATGGTGGCAAAGGTGCCAATCAGTGCATAGCTGCAGCAAAGCTCGGTGCATCTACAGCGATTGTTGCTTGC TTAGGCTCAGACACATATGCTCAGGAatacttaaaaatatttgagAAGGAGAATGTGGATACCTCACACATTCAAATACAGGAGAACCAGCACAGTGGCATAGCTCATATCACCGTTGCCGATAACG gGGAGAACAGCATAGTGGTCGTGTTAGGATCGAACGCGTTGCTGAGCGCGAAACAGGTGGACAACGCGTCGGAGATAGTCAAAGACGCTGCCGTTTTATTATGTCAATTCGAGACGTCCCTGGAAGTTACGCGACACGCTTTAAAGCTCCATAAAGGTCACG GTGTGTCGATCGTGAACGGGGCGCCTGCGATGGAACACGTAGACGAAGAGCTTCTGTCCCTCTGCGATATATTCTGCGTCAACGAGACTGAG GCGGAAGTGATGACTGGGGTGCAGTTATTGGGGCTGTCAAATGTTCAAAAAGCTATTGATAAGTTGTTGGACATCGGCTGCAACACGGTTGTTCTCACTTTGGGAGAGCTAGGAGCTGCGTTCGCGTCCAAGGAGAATAGGACAGCCACTATAATCGCTACTTCCAAACGAGTGCAACCCGTGGATACAACC GGTGCCGGAGATGCCTTTCTGGGTGCTTTTGCATATTTCAAAGCGTACCATCCAGCGCTTCCGATGAATGAGTGCATCCGAAGAGCCTGCACAGTCGCCACTGAATCCGTCCTGAAGCTCGGCGCTCACGCCAGCTTTCCGACCAGGGGAATCTTATCGCCGGAATTGTTTCTATGA